A window of Fundulus heteroclitus isolate FHET01 chromosome 15, MU-UCD_Fhet_4.1, whole genome shotgun sequence contains these coding sequences:
- the rps29 gene encoding 40S ribosomal protein S29: MGHQQLYWSHPRKFGQGSRSCRVCSNRHGLIRKYGLNMCRQCFRQYAKDIGFVKLD; this comes from the exons ATGGGCCATCAGCAGCTCTACTGGAGTCACCCGAGAAAATTCGGCCAGGGATCCCGCTCCTG CCGAGTGTGTTCAAACAGACACGGCTTGATCCGTAAATACGGACTCAATATGTGCCGCCAGTGCTTCAGACAGTACGCCAAAGACATCGGCTTCGTGAAG CTGGATTAG